Proteins from one Tardibacter chloracetimidivorans genomic window:
- a CDS encoding RNA polymerase sigma factor, which produces MTASLPDCSDGELAALALGGRQAAYGELVRRHQGWVHRLVRSHVGSMDEALDVTQASFVAAFAALNRYDVTRPFQVWMSRIVINKCHDWRRRRAVRNFFSMALPLGEADDVADEAPLPDQAIGAEQQLAEAMKAIAALPASLKDTLILRTIDEKSEAETAEILGISQKAVETRLYRARARLAEMLKKV; this is translated from the coding sequence ATGACCGCGAGCCTCCCCGACTGCTCGGACGGGGAGCTTGCGGCTTTGGCGCTTGGCGGGCGGCAAGCGGCTTATGGCGAACTGGTCCGGCGGCATCAAGGTTGGGTTCACCGGCTCGTGCGCAGCCATGTCGGATCTATGGATGAGGCCTTAGATGTCACCCAGGCGAGCTTCGTCGCGGCCTTTGCCGCACTCAACCGCTATGACGTAACCCGACCCTTCCAGGTCTGGATGTCCCGGATCGTCATCAACAAATGCCATGACTGGCGGCGCCGGCGCGCGGTCCGAAACTTCTTCTCCATGGCCCTGCCGCTGGGCGAGGCGGATGACGTCGCCGATGAGGCGCCGCTACCCGACCAGGCAATCGGCGCCGAGCAGCAGCTGGCAGAGGCGATGAAGGCGATCGCCGCCCTGCCCGCCTCTCTCAAGGACACGCTCATCCTGCGGACGATCGACGAGAAATCGGAAGCCGAAACCGCCGAGATTCTCGGCATCAGCCAGAAGGCAGTCGAGACTCGCCTCTACCGCGCCCGCGCACGCCTCGCAGAAATGTTGAAGAAAGTTTGA
- a CDS encoding periplasmic heavy metal sensor yields the protein MRDRRRLLLLVLLTFAAAIAGVVIGRVYVVPVRPVENELHELLHRDLKLDSAQHSRLETIEKNYAIRRQALEAELRADNARLAEAIEAEHGYGPQVAAAVDRSHQAMGALQKETLEHIFAMRAVLRPDQTEKFDDAVVKALTAKSK from the coding sequence ATGCGCGACCGCCGCCGGCTCCTGCTCCTCGTCCTGTTGACCTTCGCCGCGGCGATCGCTGGCGTTGTCATCGGCCGCGTCTATGTGGTTCCAGTGCGCCCGGTCGAAAATGAGCTGCACGAGCTGCTCCATCGCGATCTGAAGCTGGATTCCGCGCAACACAGCCGGCTCGAGACAATCGAGAAGAACTACGCCATACGGCGTCAAGCGCTGGAGGCCGAACTGCGCGCCGACAATGCGCGCCTCGCGGAGGCGATCGAAGCGGAGCATGGCTATGGCCCGCAAGTCGCAGCGGCGGTGGATCGCTCGCACCAGGCCATGGGCGCCCTGCAGAAGGAAACGCTCGAGCACATCTTCGCAATGCGGGCCGTGCTGCGTCCCGATCAGACCGAGAAGTTCGACGACGCCGTCGTGAAAGCGCTGACGGCCAAGTCCAAATGA
- the copC gene encoding copper homeostasis periplasmic binding protein CopC, with the protein MRFFSPLAAIAIVGLSVSAPAYAHPKLVSSAPAANASVSAPSRITLTFSEGLMPRLSGAEIVMTGMPGMPNHRMAVTGFKTSVEGDNKTLVLTLARPLSAGTYQVAWHVVSTDTHRIQGNLAFTVK; encoded by the coding sequence ATGCGTTTCTTTTCGCCTCTCGCAGCTATCGCCATCGTAGGCCTGAGTGTTTCGGCTCCGGCCTATGCCCATCCCAAGCTTGTATCCTCGGCTCCGGCCGCCAATGCCAGCGTCTCGGCGCCCTCGCGCATTACGCTTACGTTCAGCGAAGGTCTGATGCCCAGGCTGTCGGGTGCCGAGATCGTGATGACCGGTATGCCCGGCATGCCCAACCATCGCATGGCGGTGACCGGCTTCAAGACCTCTGTCGAGGGCGACAACAAGACGCTCGTGCTGACCTTGGCGCGCCCGCTGTCGGCCGGCACCTATCAGGTTGCCTGGCACGTCGTGTCGACCGACACGCATCGGATCCAGGGCAACCTTGCCTTCACAGTGAAGTAA